CGGGGTGATGGCACCAGAACACGCTGAGTGGGTTGAAGACGTAGCCTGCCACCCGCGGTGAGAGCAGTGCGATGACCTGACCCGCCGGGAGTGCCACACCCGCGGATGCGGCGTGGGTCTCGAGTCGACTGCGCAGGGTGTCATCGGGGCCGGCGGGTTGGGGGAAGTGATCGGCCGGGGTGAATCGCGCGAAGGCCCGCAAGGGGGCGGGAAGCTCTGGCGGACGGTCGATGTCGATCAGCCACGATGCGCTGCGATACGTGAAGGCGTGGTGCACCGGTGATCGGCGGGTGTGGGTGATCCGCGTCCGGACGACGGCGGGTGTGGTCGCGGTCGGCTCGGTCGCCCCGTGGGCGGGCGCGGGATTCCCGTGCGAAGGTGCGGTGTCGCGGCCGGCACGCGCGCGTCGACGATCCTCGATCGCCCGGCCGACGGAGGTCTGTGCACGATCGACGACGACCTCCGCCCGGCGGGCGAGGTTCTTCGCACGATGGGTGAGAACGCGCGTCCGGTCGGTGCGGGAGCGGTCTGTGGTGGGACGAGTCGCGCGGGTCATGTCGTCACCTCGGCGATCTCCGGCCGGCGCTCGAGACGTGCGGCCGCGTGGGCGCCGGACAGCGCACCGTCCTCGTGGAAGCCCCACCCGTGATAGGCGCCGGCGAACACCGTTGTGTCGGTGGCGATGTCGGGGAGGAGAGCCTGCGCGGCAACCGATTCCGTGGTGTACAGGGGGTGCTCGTAGTCCATCTCCGCCAGCACTGTCGCCGGGTCGACCAGGTCGGTGCGACCCATCGTGACCAACATGCGCGGCTGGGTGGTGGGCAGGCGCATCAGTCGCGTCAGGTCGTAGGTCACCGCCACGTCGGAACCGTCGGAACGGATCTGATAGTTCCACGACGCCCACGCCCGCCGGGCTTTCGGCAGGAGTGAGACATCGCTGTGCAGAACAGCATGTTTGGCGGAGTACGGAATTGCCGACAGCACACGTTGTTGCAATGCGGTCGGACGACTGAGCATGCTCAGGGCCTGATGCGGATGGGTGGCGATGACCACCGCATCGAAGTCCAGCGCGCCGGCGCCGTCCGGGACGATTCGGACGCCGCGACCGTCGTCGTCGGGATCGATGGCCGCAACGCGGGTCCCGCGATGGACGTTCCCGCCCGATGCGGTGATGCGTGCGTCGATCTTCTCGACATAGCGGGCCGAACCGCCGACCACTGTCCGCCAGGTCGGGGACCCGAACACCGACAGCATGCCGTGGTGGTCGAGGAAGGTGAACAGGTATCGAGCGGGGTAGTCGGCGGCGACGTCGGCGTCGCAGGACCAGACTGCGGCCACGAGCGGCAACAGGAAGTTGTCGACGAAGTACGGCGAGAATCCCTCACGGGCGACGAACGCGGACAGCGGCTCGTCCGAGTCCGGGCTGTCGAGTACGCGGCGCGCGCTCTGGTGGAAGCGCGTCACCTCTCGCAGCATCAGCAGATACCGGCCACGGGTCAGCGAGCGCAGCGTCGGGAAGAGGCCGCTCAACCCGCGGGCGCCCGCGTACTCCAATCCGTTGATCTCCGACCGGATCGACATCGACATGTCGGTGTCCTGGGTGGCCACCCCGAGATCGTCGAACATCTGCAGCAGGGTCGGGTAGGTGCGGTCGTTGTGCACGATGAAGCCGGTGTCGACCGACAGCACCTCGCCGTCGGGCATGGTCACGGCGTGGGTGTGGGCGTGGCCGCCGAGGCGGTCGTCGGCCTCGAACAGGGTCACCCGATGCTGATCCGACAGCAGGTGCGCTGCGGTCAGACCGGCGACACCGCTACCGACGATCGCGATCGACCGGGACGATGAAACGTTCATGTCGGTTGTTCGGAACCGGGGGGCCCGCGGATGGGTTTCTGCTCAGGTCACAGCACCCGCCGTGGCGTCGATCACGCCGGTCAGTAGGCGGCGCGCTGCGCGGGCGGCGGCCCGCCAGGCATGTACTCGTCGGCGGACACGATCGTCGCCCCGAGCGGCAGGAGTGAGATCGGCACCATCTTGAAGCTGGCGATGCCCAACGGGATGCCGATGATGGTCAGGCACATGGCGATCCCCGTCACCACGTGGCCGATGGCCAACCAGATCCCGGCGACCACGAACCAGATGATGTTGCCGATCAGCGACATCGCGCCCGCAGTCGGCTTGCGCACGACGGTCCGACCGAACGGCCACAGCGCGTAGTTGGCCATGCGGAAGGACGCGATGCCGAACGGGATGGTGATGATCAGGATGAAGCAGACGATGCCTGCGACGGCGTAGCCGATGGCCATCCAGAATCCGCACAACACGAGCCAGATCACGTTCAGAACGGTTCTCATGACGCCATTGTCCGCTACCGTGCCGACGCGCGTCGAGAAAACAGCGCGTGGACGAAACAGTTGGGGCGGCGCCGCGGAGCCGGGTGATGTCGTCGGCTGCCGGTTACCCTGGCGCCATGGCCGATCGGGGACGGGAAGCGGTGCTGGCGGTGATCACCACCGTGGTGCTGGTGGTGCGTTTGCTCGCCACCATCGCCCTGGTGCTGCTGGCCATCGGCTGGGCGGTGGCATCGGTGCGGGGGTCGTTGCTCAACGAGTTCCTGTGGCCCGCGGTGATCACCGCCGCGGTGCTGCTGATCAGCACCTACCTGTACAGCTTCTTGCGCGTACGGCATCCGCGACGCAACGGCTGGATTCCATAGGGCCCGTCCCGGTGACATTTCCCGTCGCTCCGCTCGCCCCGGTGATATTTCCCGTCGCCCCGCTCGCCCCGGTGACACTTCCCGTCGCTCCGCTCGCCCCGGTGATATTTCCCGTCGCTCCGCTCGCCCCGGCTACATTTCCCGCCCGAGCTTGGCGAGTAGTCGGGCCTGACGATCGGCGCCCGCCGGTGCCTCGACACCCGATTTACAGACTCCCTCGCCGTAGAGGGCCGGTCCGAATCCGTCCGCGGCCGTTTCCATCAGGTCGAGTTCGTCGTCGGTGAAGCGCAACTCCTGATCGGTCGCGGCGGCGACATCCCAGCGGTGCGCCACCATGTCGAACCCGTAGAAGCGCAGCAGGGTCTCGCCGACGGTCGTCGGACCGAAATGCCCGTCGAAGGCCTTGGACCCGACGGCCGGATCGTCGAGTCTCTCGGCGACGGCGGTGCGATGGATCTGCCAGGCCGCGGCGGGATCGTCGAGTGACGGCCGGGTACCGAGGTCGATCTCGTGGCCGGAGAAGAAGTCGCGCTGGGTGTCGATGAGGTGGCCGACGACCTCGCGTGCGGTCCAGTCCTCGCAGGGCGACGGTGCCGACCATCGCTGTTCCGGAACTGCGTCGAGAACTGTGCCGAAGCCGTCGGCGAGATGGCGATATCGGCTGCTCAGATCGGTGTCGGCGTCGTGGGTGGATGTGATGTCGGATGAAGTGGTCATGATGGAAAGGTAACGAGACCGACCAGAGTGGGGATTGATGAAATCCGACAGATCAGGTGATCGGGCCGGCACCCGGGTCGATGATGTGGAGCGCGCGCATCTCGTCGACCCCGCCGACACGTCGTTCACCATCGGCCGGTGGGCACCGAGCCCCGATCTGACCGACCTGATCCGACGTTTCTGGGTGCCGACCTGGTCGGTTCCGCCGGGCGGGTCGGCCCCGCAGCGTGTGCTGCAGTATCCGGTGTGCCTGGTGGTGGTGACCGCCGACTATGCGCGGTTCTACGGGGTGAACACGGGATTGTCGGAAACCGAGCTGACCGGCGACGGCTGGGCCATCGGCACGATGCTCGCCCCGGCCGCGGGTGCACTCATCACCGGCGGATCCGTGGCCACCTGGTCGGATCGGTTCGACGACCTGTCCGAGGTGGCCGGTGCGGCCGGCCGCACGCTCACCACCGACATCCGTGCCGTGATGGCCGGTGACCCGCACGATGTCGGACGCCAGCACGAGGCGACCGATCTCGTCGAGGCGTGGATGCGCCCCCTGCTGCCCGCCGACCGGGACGGACTCCTGATCAACGCGATCGTCGAGTTCGTCGAGAACGACTCGTCCGTGACGTCGGTGACCCAGATCTGCGACCGTTTCCATCTCACCGAGCGCACCCTGCAGCGGTTGACGAACAGATTGCTGGGTCTCACCCCGAAATGGCTGATCCAGCGGCGTCGCCTGCACGAGGCGGCCGAGCGACTGCGTGGACCGGAGACCACGCTCGCGATGGTCGCGGCCGAACTCGGGTACGCCGACGAGGCCCACCTGGTCCGCGACTTCCGCACCGTCACAGGTATGACGCCAGGACAGTTCGCCGCCCGGTTCGATGACCGCTGAGACCGCGATCGGCACGACCGGCGTGTGATTCTCCTCGGATGCGGCGATGATGTGCCTGCTCAGCCACCGATCCGCGGCCGACGTGTCGTCTGCCCGGCGGACGCCACGCGCTAGTCTTGCTCTGAGGGATCGTGTTGCTCTCATCACAGGTGGGGCGACGCGATCGGAGCAGACGAGGCGAGTGACGGAGGACGGATGAGCGATTCTGTCTCGGCGTCCTCGCGCGTCCGCCGGGCCTACGAGGACTTCCTCTCCGGCATCACGCCGCAGGCGGACTCCGTCCGGTCGATCGTGCAGGATTCGTGGGCGCGGTCGGTCAAGAAGGGCGTCAACCCTGGCGAGGCCGTCCCGGAATCCGACACGACGTCGATGACGGCGTCCGAGTTCGCCGAGTACCGCGACGCCCACCCGATCACCGCGGTGCGCCCGCTGGTGCAGTCGTTGATGCTCGATGACATCGCCGACTCGGGGGTGGTGGTGGCGTTGACCGACCAGGCCGGCCGCCTGCTGTGGGTCGAGGGTGCGAGCGAGGCGCGCGACAAGGCGGCCCACATCAACTTCGTCGAGGGCTCGCTGTGGAGCGAAGAGGTCGTCGGGACCAACGCCCCCGGACTCGCGCTGGCCGTCGATCGCAGTGTGCAGATCGTCGGCCCCGAACACTTCGCGGGACCCGTGCAGGAGTGGAGTTGTGTCGCCGCACCCGTGCACGATCCGAGCACCGGGCACGTCATCGGCGTCATCGACGTCACCGGCGGCCGCGAGGTCGCCGCACCCTTCGCGATGGCCGCCGTGCGGTCGGTCGTCGCGGCAGTCGAACGCGAACTACAGTCGCGGGCAGTCGATCTCGCCGACCCCGCCACCTTCGCGGCTCCGGGTGGAGCGCGTCTCACCGTGCTCGGCGGCACCTATCGATGGCGACGTGACGGAGATGCGGGCGAACGCACCCTGTCGCGACGACACGCGGAGATCCTCCTGCTGCTGCAGGCCTATCCGGAGGGCCTCAACACCGAGCAACTGGCGATTCTGCTCGCCGAGGACGGCGTCGACCCGGTGACCGTCCGTGCCGAGATCTCCCGACTGCGTAGGGATCTGGGGACCGACGTGGTGGAGTCGCGCCCGTACCGGCTGACCGTCGACCTCGTCTCGGATGTCTCCGAGATCCGCGAGCGTGTGGCCGGCGGGGGTGATCTGAGCGCGGTGATCGACGTGCTGGGCCGTGGTGGACTGTTGGTCGAGTCCTCGGCGCCCGGGTGACCGAGATGTTCGAGGAAATCCGGGAAGACCTGCGGTCCCGCGTGATAGCCGACGGGGACGTCGGGTCCCTCCGGAAGTGGACGACGTCGGCGCACGGTCGCGACGATCTGCCCGCGTGGCGTCGACTCGAACACCGCCTGCCGCCGGGTCATCCCGACCGCGCCGTCGTCGGTGGTCGAATCCGGTTGCTGGACAAGCGGTACGGGATCTAGCCCGACCGTTCGGGTCAGGCGTCGGGCCGCGTGTCCGATCGGTCCTCGACGTCGCCGCCGTCGGCGGGATTGTCGAACGTCACGGCGATGTCCTGGAAGCCCTTGCTGCGCTGGGCCTGTGCCTGCGCCGAGTAGGCCGCCTCGTCCCCCGCGGTGAGGTGGACATTGTCGGTGAACGGCGTCAACAGCGAGCGGGGGAAGAGTTTGTTCACGCGAACCGCGTTGAACTCCAGGCACATCACGATCATGATCGCCGCGATGTAGAGGAAGGCCAACAGGCCCAGCACGACCGCGAACACGCCGTTGGTTGCGCTGGCATTGCCGATCACATGCTGCACGTAGACGCTGCCGAAAGTCTGCAGTACCTGCCACCCGACGGCGGCGGCGAGGGCACCCGGCAGGACCTCTCGGATCGTCACCGCACGCGCCGTCCCGATCCGGAATGCGATCACGAACACTGCCGTGTTCAGGACAACCGAGCCGACCAGGGCCAGCAGGCGGCCGTCGGTGCCGAGGTCGATCGCGGCGGCGAAACCGTTGATGACCGTCAGGCCGATGACCGCGGTGCCGACCGTGGACAGCAGCAGGAGACCACGTCCGCGCGCACGGATCGGGTCCGGGCGTTCGTTGCGCGGGACCGCCCAGACCGTGTTCATCGCGTTCTGCGCGGCAACGGCCACGCCCAGACCGCCGTACAGCGAACCGAGCACGCCGATCGTGATCGCCGTGGCGCCACCACTGAGCTGATCCGGTTCGCCCAGTTGATCGCCGATCACCGGGATCTGACTGAGTGCCGAGTCGATGATCCGTTCCTGCAGGTCCGGGTTGTCGGCGAGCACGATGCCGAGCACGGTGGAGAACAGCAGGAGCAGGGGGAAGAGGGAGATGAAGGCGTAGTACGCCATCAGCGCGGCGAGATACGCACCCTGATCGTCGACGAACTTGTAGACCACGGCGAGGGGGAACCCGGTTGCCGGATGCTTGCGCTGGAAGGAATCTATCCGCTCGGCAACCGACATCAGCGTGCCTCCCGTTGTCGGTGTGCCTGCTCCCACCCGAGGTCTGGTGCGTGGGCCCCGACCGCTGTGTGGGTGCTGATTCTATCCCGGCATGGGTCGAACGGTCAGGAGGCGGAGCGCTGCGCGTGCACGACGACGTCGTGCGTATGTGCACCACCGCCGGCGGCCACCCCGCGCTCGCGTGTCTCGTCGGTGATCACCGTCCACGAGTCGTCGAGCACGGCCACGACGTCCCCGGGCTGGAAGTAGTCGTCGGGGTTACGCCCGTGGGCGCGAATACCTTCCGCCTCGTGCGAGACGACAAGCAGATGCCCGCCAGGACCCACGGAGTCGAGGATCCGGTGCAGGGTGGCGTCGTCGGAGCGCGCGATCGGGAAGTACTGCAGTGAGACGAGGCCGAAGTCGCGACCGGGCACCTCGTCCTCGGAGAGGTCGGCCCGCAGCCATGAGATGGCCTCGCGGGTGTCGGTCTCGCGGGCGCGGTCGATGGCGACCTGGGAGATGTCGACGGCCGTCACCTGCCACCCCTGGTCCGCGAGCCAGCGGGCGTCCGCACCCTCGCCGGACCCGACGTCGAGGGCCGTGCCCGGTGTGAGATCGGCGGCCTCGGCGACCAGGGCGGGATTGACGTCGGCGGTCCAGAGGCGGTCGGCGCTGCGGTAACGCTCGTCCCATTCGGCGGCACCGTCGAAATCGCCGCCGCTCGCTCCGCTCCCTGGTGTGTGGTCGCTCATGAAACCGACGCTACCTGTCGTACCTCCGTGCGAACATATGTTCTATGCGAATCGAGCGGAAGGAGCGGCCGGCGGCGACGATTCTGCATGCCGACCTGGACTCCTTCTATGCCTCGGTCGAGCAGCGGGACAACCCCGAACTGCGCGGCCGACCGGTCATCGTCGGCGGTGGCGTGGTGCTGGCCGCCAGTTACGAGGCCAAGGCGTTCGGTGTACGCACGCCGATGCCGGGGCGCGAGGCGCGGGCATTGTGTCCGGGCGCGATCGAGGTGCCGGCACGCTTCGACGCCTACATGGACGCCAGTCGCGCGGTGTTCGAGATCTTCCACGACATCACGCCGGCGGTGGAGGGCATCTCCGTCGACGAGGCGTTCCTCGACGTCGGCGGGTTGCGGCGGATCAGCGGTTCGCCGGTCGAGGTCGCGACGATGCTGCGTGAGCGGGTGGCGACCGAGGTCGGTCTGCCGATCTCGGTCGGCATCGCGCGCACCAAGTTCCTCGCGAAGGTCGCCAGCGCGGTCGGCAAACCCGACGGTCTGCTGGAGGTCCCGCCCGGCACCGAACTGGACTTCCTCCATCCCCTGCCGGTGCGGCGGCTCTGGGGTGTCGGGGCGGTCACCGAGGCGAAACTGGCCGACGCGGGCATCGCAACGGTGGGTGACCTCGCCTCCTTCGGCGAACACGGACTCTCGAACCTGCTGGGCCGTGGGTCGGGCCGGCACCTCTACGCGTTGTCGATGGCGCGGGATCCGCGACGGGTGGAAACCGGTCGTCGACGCCGGTCGATCGGGTCGCAGCGGGCGCTCGGTCGACGTGTGAAGAGCGAGGCCGATCTGGAGGCGACGGTGGTGGCCATCGTCGAGCGGCTCGGCAAACGACTCCGTGGAGCCGAACGTATCTGTCGCACAGTGATTCTGCGGCTCCGATTCGACGACTTCACGCGCGCGACGCGCTCACGGTCCTTTCTCGAGTCCACCGATCGCACCGACATCATCATGGCCGTCGCGCGTGGTCTGCTCGACGACGCGATGCCGTTGATCCGCGATCGGGGCTGCACTCTGATCGGGTTGTCGCTGACCAACCTCGACGACCACGACAACGTCCAGCTCGCTCTCCCCTTCGAAGCCGATCGCGGCGCCGAACTCGACATCGCGATGGATCAGCTGCGCAACCGCTTCGGCCGGGACGCGGTCACGCGCGCGGTTCTGGTCGGGCGGCACCACGGTGACGATGCGCCGATGCTCCCGGACTGATGCATCGACCCGCCGCGCGCCCGTGCCCCCTCGGGTGGGTCGGTCGCGGGTTGTGCGCGTGAGTAAAACGTGCAAAAGACGACTAATGAGCACAAGCGTGACTGTGACCTGCATTACCCGAAGACTGCGTCTGTAACGGCCACTACGCCCTGACGGGGCGATGCCCACGGTCGTTCCCCACACGCAGAAAAGAGCACGCCAATGTTGGTAGCACTCGGCCTCGGGATGGTGGCCACCTTCATGTTCCTGATCATCACGAAACGGGCGACCCCGGTGGTCGCCCTGATCCTGGTGCCGGTGGCGTTCGGTCTGTTCGCCGGGGCCGGCCTCGACATCAGCGACATGATCACCGACGGCATCAAGGAACTCGCCCCCACGGCGGCGATGCTGTTCTTCGCGATCATCTTCTTCGGCATCATGATCGACGTCGGGCTCTTCGACCCGATCGTCCGCTTCGTCGTGCGGATGGTCGGCAACGACCCGGCGCGACTGGTTGTCGGCACCGCGGTGCTGGCGATGATCGTCTCCCTCGACGGTGACGGCTCGACGACCTTCATCATCACGACCGCCGCGCTGCTCCCGCTGTATCTGAAGCTGGGGGTGAGCCCGGTCGTCCTGACCGTGGCCGCCGGTCTGGCGAACGGGACCATGAACATCGTGCCGTGGGGCGGGCCGACCGCCCGCGCCGCCAGCGCCCTGAAGATCGACACCAACGCCGTGTTCCTGCCGATGGTCCCCGCCCTGATCGCCGGACTCGTCGTGGTGCTCGTGTTCAGCTTCCATCTGGGCGTCCTGGAGCGCCGCCGCATCGGCCGTATCGAGATCAAGGAATCCCTGCTCATGCCGCGCGAAGAGGTGCTGGTGGCCGCCGGTGGCGGTGGGGGCACCGGTACTCCGCCGAAGTCGCGTCGATTCGGGCGTGGGTCGAGCGGAACCGGTTCGGCCGCCACCGGTTCGGCCGGCTCGGATTCTGACGATGACACCTCGACCCGGGACTTCCCGGTCGGCGACTACGACCCGAACGAACTCAACGAGGAGGGCGAGACCACCTTCACCGGTGTGCTGGACCCGAACCGATCGACCTTGCGTCCCAAGCTGTTCTGGGTCAACGCAGGCCTGACCGTCGGACTGCTCGCGCTGCTCGGCCTGAACGTCCTCGCCATCCCGGTGCTGTTCATGATTGCCGCCGGAATCGCGCTGGCCATCAATTTCCCGCACATCAAGGAGCAGCAGGAGGCGATCACCCGACACTCGTCGAGCATCGTGTCGGTGGTCGCCATGGTGCTCGCCGCGGCCGTCCTCACCGGAGTGTTCAGCGGGACCGGCATGGTCGACGCGATCGCGCATTGGCTCTCGTCCGGCATCCCGGACTGGATGGGTCCGCACATGGCGGTGGTGATCGGTGTCCTGTCCATCCCGCTGACCTTCCTGATGAGCAACGACGCCTTCTACTACGGCGTGCTGCCGGTGCTGTCGGAGACCGCGACCCGCTACGGTATCGATCCCGCCGAGATGGCCCGCGCCTCGATCACCGGCCAGCCGTTCCACATGCAGAGCCCCCTCGTGCCGGCGATCCTGCTGCTCGTCGCACTGGCCGGGGTGAGCCTGGCGGATCATCACAAGAAGGTGCTGTGGCGAGCGGCCGCGGTCTCGATCGTGATGCTGGTCGTCGGCTGCCTCGTCGGTGCGATCCCGTTCTGACCTGAGCACCCGACGCCCGGCATAGGCTGACCGCATGCGATTGCGAACGCAGGTTCTCCTCCTGCAACTCGCCGTCATCGCGGTCAGCCTCGCCGTCGGTTTCGGGCTGGTGATCTCCGGCGCCGACGATCGCGTCCGCGACGAATACGCACAGCGGGCGCTCGCCATCGCGCAGTCGGTCGCCGCCGACAGCCAGGTCCAGACCGAGGTCGCGCTGCACCAGGGCGACGACCTCGACGCCGCGGAACTCGCCGGCGGGCCGCTCCAGGCGGAGGCCACCGCCGTGCAGCGACGCACCGGTGCGTTGTTCGTGGTCATCGGCAACGCGCTCGGCCGGCGGCTGGCCCATCCCGAACCGGCCGAGCTCGCCAAGGTGGTCTCCACCGATCCGTCGAATGCGTTGGCCGGCAACGAGGAAGTGACCACCGACCGCGGCACCCTGGGCGAGTCGGTGCGTGCCAAGGTCCCGGTGCTCGACGGCGCGCGTGTCGTCGGTTTCGTCAGCGTCGGCGTCTCGACGGAGCGTCTGGCCTCCGAGACGCGCCGGGACACCCTCACCACCATCCTGATCGCGCTCGCCGCACTCGGCGTCGGCGCCGTCGGGTCGGCATTGCTGGCGCGGCGATGGCGGCGCCTCACCCTGGGTCTCGAGCCGGACGAACTCACCGAACTCGTGCGGGAACAGGGCGCGGTGCTGCACTCCATGGCCGACGGCGTCCTCGCCGTGGACAGCACCGGGATCGTCCGCGTCGCCAACGACACCGCGCTCCGCCTGCTCGACATCGCCGACCCGGTGGGCCGGACCGTCGACGACCTCGATCTCACCCCACGCATCCGCAGCGTGCTCGATCGGCCGGTCGCCGAGCCCATCGCCGCCACCGTCGGTGACCGGGTGGTGCTGGTGAGTTCGCATACCGTGGAGGCCGATGGTCGTGATCTGGGCATGGTGATGTCGGTGATCGACCGCACCGATGTCGAACGTCTCACCCGGGAGGTGGATTCGATCCGGGCGATGAGTACCGCACTGCGCGCGCACCGGCACGAGAACGCGAACCGGATGCACGTGCTCGCCGGCCTGCTGCGACACGGTCACTCCGACGAGGCGATCGCCTATCTCGACGAACTGACCGGCTCCGGCCCCAGCAACTTTCGGCTCGAGGGCCTCGACAACGTCGGGGAGCCGCACCTGCAGGCCTTTCTCGACGCGAAGGCCGCACACGCCCGCGAGCGGGGCGTGACGTTGCGGCTCGGCGATCAGACGTGGGTGCAGGGCGCCCTGCGCGATCCGGTCGTGGTGACCACGGTGCTCGGCAACCTCGTCGACAACGCGATCGACGCGAGCGCCCCGGAGTCCCCGGAGGCCGGTCACGACCAGCCCTCAGTCGAGGTCGAGCTGCTCACCGACGGCGACGACATGTTCCTCACGGTCACCGATTCCGGTCCCGGTATCGCATTCGCCGACCCCGGGCGGGTCTTCGACGAAGGGGTGACCACCAAGGTCGATCCGGGGGTGCCCGGCGGCCGGGGCATGGGGCTGTCGCTGTCGCGGCAGATCGCCCGGCGCATCGGCGGAGACATCTGGGTCGCCGATGCGCGCGGGCCGGCCGGGGCGGTCCTCGTCGCGCGCCTGCCGTCGGTGTTGCAGGCCGAGACGCCGACGCCCGCCGGAGGTGACGCCCCGTGACCGACGACCTCGGTGTCCTCATCGTCGACGACGACTTCCGGGTCGCGGCCCTGCACGCCACCATCGTCGACGCGGTCCGCGGGTTCCGGGTGATCGCGCGGGCGGGCAGCATCGCGGCCGCCCGGAGCGCCGTCGGCGATCATCCCGGCATCGACCTCGCGCTCCTCGACGTCTACCTGCCGGACGGTTCGGGAATCGACCTCGTTGCCGAATTGCCCTGCGACGCATTCATCGTCGGCGCCGAGACGGACGCCTCGGCGGTGCGCAGGGCGATGCGCGCGGGAGCTCTGGCGTATCTGATCAAGCCGTTCGACGACACCGAACTCGCGCGCCGCCTCGCCGGTTACGCCCAGTATCGGCGAGTCCTCGCCGCCGACAACGTCGATCAGCACGCCGTCGACTCGGCCCTGTCGGCGCTGCGATTCGGCACCCGCGGATCGGACCGGCCGGACGCCGGCTCGCACACCGAACAACGCATCCTCGAGCTCTTCACCTCCAGTGACGGACCTCTGTTCGCCGACCAGGTCTCCGAGGCCGTCGGCGTCTCGGCGGCGACTGCGCGACGTCACCTCGCGCACCTGGTGTCGTCTGGTCGGCTGCGGATGTCGCTGCAATACGGGACGACCGGCCGGCCGAGGCAGGAGTACCGGTTGCCGGGCTGACCACGACGTCGTGCTGGTGCAGTCGGTCGCGTAGGAGGTCGCCGAGTTCGGCATCACCGTCAACGTATGGGCGCATCCGATCGGCCGAACGCGGCGCGGAGTCCGGGCCGGGCACGGTAGAACTGAACAGGAGGAAGTGTCCGACGAATCGGAGTGTGCCGAAGGAGTCGAGATGACCGACGTCCGATCAACGACAACAGGGGCGAGCGAAGCGACGGGAAAGACAACAGGGGTTAGCGAAGCGACGGGGAAGGTCACCGGAGCCGCCTACGCCGCCCACGAGCTCGACGCGGACCTGAGATGGTGGGCCGCGGCGAACTACCTCACTGTGGCGCAGATCTACCTGCAGGA
This sequence is a window from Gordonia insulae. Protein-coding genes within it:
- a CDS encoding NAD(P)/FAD-dependent oxidoreductase, whose amino-acid sequence is MNVSSSRSIAIVGSGVAGLTAAHLLSDQHRVTLFEADDRLGGHAHTHAVTMPDGEVLSVDTGFIVHNDRTYPTLLQMFDDLGVATQDTDMSMSIRSEINGLEYAGARGLSGLFPTLRSLTRGRYLLMLREVTRFHQSARRVLDSPDSDEPLSAFVAREGFSPYFVDNFLLPLVAAVWSCDADVAADYPARYLFTFLDHHGMLSVFGSPTWRTVVGGSARYVEKIDARITASGGNVHRGTRVAAIDPDDDGRGVRIVPDGAGALDFDAVVIATHPHQALSMLSRPTALQQRVLSAIPYSAKHAVLHSDVSLLPKARRAWASWNYQIRSDGSDVAVTYDLTRLMRLPTTQPRMLVTMGRTDLVDPATVLAEMDYEHPLYTTESVAAQALLPDIATDTTVFAGAYHGWGFHEDGALSGAHAAARLERRPEIAEVTT
- a CDS encoding YccF domain-containing protein; amino-acid sequence: MRTVLNVIWLVLCGFWMAIGYAVAGIVCFILIITIPFGIASFRMANYALWPFGRTVVRKPTAGAMSLIGNIIWFVVAGIWLAIGHVVTGIAMCLTIIGIPLGIASFKMVPISLLPLGATIVSADEYMPGGPPPAQRAAY
- a CDS encoding TIGR03086 family metal-binding protein; this translates as MTTSSDITSTHDADTDLSSRYRHLADGFGTVLDAVPEQRWSAPSPCEDWTAREVVGHLIDTQRDFFSGHEIDLGTRPSLDDPAAAWQIHRTAVAERLDDPAVGSKAFDGHFGPTTVGETLLRFYGFDMVAHRWDVAAATDQELRFTDDELDLMETAADGFGPALYGEGVCKSGVEAPAGADRQARLLAKLGREM
- a CDS encoding helix-turn-helix domain-containing protein; the protein is MKSDRSGDRAGTRVDDVERAHLVDPADTSFTIGRWAPSPDLTDLIRRFWVPTWSVPPGGSAPQRVLQYPVCLVVVTADYARFYGVNTGLSETELTGDGWAIGTMLAPAAGALITGGSVATWSDRFDDLSEVAGAAGRTLTTDIRAVMAGDPHDVGRQHEATDLVEAWMRPLLPADRDGLLINAIVEFVENDSSVTSVTQICDRFHLTERTLQRLTNRLLGLTPKWLIQRRRLHEAAERLRGPETTLAMVAAELGYADEAHLVRDFRTVTGMTPGQFAARFDDR
- a CDS encoding YihY/virulence factor BrkB family protein codes for the protein MSVAERIDSFQRKHPATGFPLAVVYKFVDDQGAYLAALMAYYAFISLFPLLLLFSTVLGIVLADNPDLQERIIDSALSQIPVIGDQLGEPDQLSGGATAITIGVLGSLYGGLGVAVAAQNAMNTVWAVPRNERPDPIRARGRGLLLLSTVGTAVIGLTVINGFAAAIDLGTDGRLLALVGSVVLNTAVFVIAFRIGTARAVTIREVLPGALAAAVGWQVLQTFGSVYVQHVIGNASATNGVFAVVLGLLAFLYIAAIMIVMCLEFNAVRVNKLFPRSLLTPFTDNVHLTAGDEAAYSAQAQAQRSKGFQDIAVTFDNPADGGDVEDRSDTRPDA
- a CDS encoding class I SAM-dependent methyltransferase, coding for MSDHTPGSGASGGDFDGAAEWDERYRSADRLWTADVNPALVAEAADLTPGTALDVGSGEGADARWLADQGWQVTAVDISQVAIDRARETDTREAISWLRADLSEDEVPGRDFGLVSLQYFPIARSDDATLHRILDSVGPGGHLLVVSHEAEGIRAHGRNPDDYFQPGDVVAVLDDSWTVITDETRERGVAAGGGAHTHDVVVHAQRSAS
- the dinB gene encoding DNA polymerase IV; amino-acid sequence: MRIERKERPAATILHADLDSFYASVEQRDNPELRGRPVIVGGGVVLAASYEAKAFGVRTPMPGREARALCPGAIEVPARFDAYMDASRAVFEIFHDITPAVEGISVDEAFLDVGGLRRISGSPVEVATMLRERVATEVGLPISVGIARTKFLAKVASAVGKPDGLLEVPPGTELDFLHPLPVRRLWGVGAVTEAKLADAGIATVGDLASFGEHGLSNLLGRGSGRHLYALSMARDPRRVETGRRRRSIGSQRALGRRVKSEADLEATVVAIVERLGKRLRGAERICRTVILRLRFDDFTRATRSRSFLESTDRTDIIMAVARGLLDDAMPLIRDRGCTLIGLSLTNLDDHDNVQLALPFEADRGAELDIAMDQLRNRFGRDAVTRAVLVGRHHGDDAPMLPD